From one Esox lucius isolate fEsoLuc1 chromosome 11, fEsoLuc1.pri, whole genome shotgun sequence genomic stretch:
- the LOC114840356 gene encoding uncharacterized protein LOC114840356 isoform X3: MLLCFLLEDLNLYLAYNLYICIFWQNNREPLESLSRKRQATDHLYSLPACPKAIKAKLEKASARVRKLQREKSNSLRREKRAKMNMQALLEELKEKNLINEELKDNLECYLDLLVHLLSRQGIEYTKAQRDFALTLHLHGPKAYQYLRETLHIHLPHPSSLQRWLSSLDARPGLNKMMLDMLERRRQEDEVKSLTPQSQTALVEHALEELHRRQIRVVCMTMDGHASNVSMCTQLGCNLKADPCEPLKTHFPHPVTREDVFVMMDACHMLKLTRNMLQAYSPIRSITGSINWKYIVHLNNVQKKSGLHAANRVTDKHVNFANQKMKVSLADQTLSSSVAVALRTLQELGYAEFKDCEATSEFIKITDILNSRNPRAKGFKTPLGFRNWTSTREFLSKARGYLLTLKMEDGKPLYRTKRFLSVLGFIINIDTLMSMVPVLLERQ, from the exons ATGCTGTTGTGTTTTCTATTGGAGGACCTTAACTTGTATTTAGcctataatttatatatttgtatattttggcAAAACAACAGGGAGCCACTGGAGAGTTTGAGCCGCAAGCGGCAGGCCACTGACCACTTGTATTCATTGCCTGCTTGCCCTAAGGCAATAAAGGCCAAACTTGAAAAAGCCTCAGCAAGAGTGAGGAAACTGCAGCGGGAGAAGAGTAATTCCttgaggagagaaaagagggcCAAGATGAACATGCAGGCTCTTCTGGAGGAACTGAAGGAGAAAAATCTCATCAACGAAGAGCTGAAAGACAACCTTGAATGCTACttgg ATCTTCTGGTTCATCTCCTGTCGAGGCAGGGCATAGAGTACACCAAGGCCCAGAGAGATTTTGCCCTTACGCTCCATCTGCATGGTCCAAAGGCATATCAATACCTGAGAGAGACCCTGCATATTCACCTGCCACATCCCAGTTCATTGCAAAG GTGGCTGAGCTCTCTTGATGCCAGACCTGGTCTCAATAAAATGATGTTGGACATGCTGGAAAGACGGCGTCAGGAAGATGAGGTCAA GTCCCTCACACCACAATCACAGACAGCCTTAGTAGAGCATGCATTAGAAGAGCTTCATCGTCGTCAGATAAGAGTGGTGTGCATGACAATGGATGGTCATGCATCAAATGTCAGTATGTGCACTCAACTTGGGTGCAATCTAAAAGCAGACCCCTGTGAGCCCTTGAAGACCCATTTCCCACATCCAGTAACCCGTGAAGATGTTTTTGTTATGATGGACGCTTGCCACATGCTGAAACTGACACGCAATATGTTGCAG GCATACAGCCCAATTAGAAGCATAACGGGCAGTATCAATTGGAAGTACATAGTTCATCTGAACAATGTCCAAAAGAAAAGTGGACTACATGCAGCCAACAGAGTCACAGATAAGCATGTGAACTTTGCTAATCAGAAGATGAAG GTCTCCCTGGCCGATCAGACTTTGAGTAGCTCTGTGGCAGTGGCGCTCCGCACGTTGCAGGAGTTGGGCTATGCAGAGTTCAAGGATTGTGAGGCTACTTCGGAATTCATTAAG ATAACAGACATCTTGAACAGTCGCAATCCCAGAGCCAAAGggttcaaaaccccccttgGTTTTAGGAATTGGACAAGCACCAGGGAGTTCTTGTCAAAAGCCAGGGGATACTTGCTCACTTTGAAGATGGAAGATGGCAAACCCCTTTACCGAACAAAGAG GTTCCTCTCTGTCCTGGGCTTCATCATAAACATTGA
- the LOC114840356 gene encoding uncharacterized protein LOC114840356 isoform X1, translating to MLLCFLLEDLNLYLAYNLYICIFWQNNREPLESLSRKRQATDHLYSLPACPKAIKAKLEKASARVRKLQREKSNSLRREKRAKMNMQALLEELKEKNLINEELKDNLECYLDLLVHLLSRQGIEYTKAQRDFALTLHLHGPKAYQYLRETLHIHLPHPSSLQRWLSSLDARPGLNKMMLDMLERRRQEDEVKYGCVTLMLDAMSIKNHVQYDPQTQTMFGYVDMGDRLNETDVASDVHVFMVVGLQGYWKAPIVYYLTRSLTPQSQTALVEHALEELHRRQIRVVCMTMDGHASNVSMCTQLGCNLKADPCEPLKTHFPHPVTREDVFVMMDACHMLKLTRNMLQAYSPIRSITGSINWKYIVHLNNVQKKSGLHAANRVTDKHVNFANQKMKVSLADQTLSSSVAVALRTLQELGYAEFKDCEATSEFIKITDILNSRNPRAKGFKTPLGFRNWTSTREFLSKARGYLLTLKMEDGKPLYRTKRFLSVLGFIINIDTLMSMVPVLLERQ from the exons ATGCTGTTGTGTTTTCTATTGGAGGACCTTAACTTGTATTTAGcctataatttatatatttgtatattttggcAAAACAACAGGGAGCCACTGGAGAGTTTGAGCCGCAAGCGGCAGGCCACTGACCACTTGTATTCATTGCCTGCTTGCCCTAAGGCAATAAAGGCCAAACTTGAAAAAGCCTCAGCAAGAGTGAGGAAACTGCAGCGGGAGAAGAGTAATTCCttgaggagagaaaagagggcCAAGATGAACATGCAGGCTCTTCTGGAGGAACTGAAGGAGAAAAATCTCATCAACGAAGAGCTGAAAGACAACCTTGAATGCTACttgg ATCTTCTGGTTCATCTCCTGTCGAGGCAGGGCATAGAGTACACCAAGGCCCAGAGAGATTTTGCCCTTACGCTCCATCTGCATGGTCCAAAGGCATATCAATACCTGAGAGAGACCCTGCATATTCACCTGCCACATCCCAGTTCATTGCAAAG GTGGCTGAGCTCTCTTGATGCCAGACCTGGTCTCAATAAAATGATGTTGGACATGCTGGAAAGACGGCGTCAGGAAGATGAGGTCAAGTACGGATGTGTCACTCTGATGCTGGATGCAATGTCCATCAAAAATCACGTCCAGTATGATCCTCAGACACAAACAATGTTTGGATATGTGGACATGGGGGATCGATTGAATGAGACTGACGTGGCTTCTGATGTTCATGTGTTTATGGTGgttgggcttcaaggttattgGAAGGCTCCAATTGTGTATTATTTGACCAGGTCCCTCACACCACAATCACAGACAGCCTTAGTAGAGCATGCATTAGAAGAGCTTCATCGTCGTCAGATAAGAGTGGTGTGCATGACAATGGATGGTCATGCATCAAATGTCAGTATGTGCACTCAACTTGGGTGCAATCTAAAAGCAGACCCCTGTGAGCCCTTGAAGACCCATTTCCCACATCCAGTAACCCGTGAAGATGTTTTTGTTATGATGGACGCTTGCCACATGCTGAAACTGACACGCAATATGTTGCAG GCATACAGCCCAATTAGAAGCATAACGGGCAGTATCAATTGGAAGTACATAGTTCATCTGAACAATGTCCAAAAGAAAAGTGGACTACATGCAGCCAACAGAGTCACAGATAAGCATGTGAACTTTGCTAATCAGAAGATGAAG GTCTCCCTGGCCGATCAGACTTTGAGTAGCTCTGTGGCAGTGGCGCTCCGCACGTTGCAGGAGTTGGGCTATGCAGAGTTCAAGGATTGTGAGGCTACTTCGGAATTCATTAAG ATAACAGACATCTTGAACAGTCGCAATCCCAGAGCCAAAGggttcaaaaccccccttgGTTTTAGGAATTGGACAAGCACCAGGGAGTTCTTGTCAAAAGCCAGGGGATACTTGCTCACTTTGAAGATGGAAGATGGCAAACCCCTTTACCGAACAAAGAG GTTCCTCTCTGTCCTGGGCTTCATCATAAACATTGA
- the LOC114840356 gene encoding uncharacterized protein LOC114840356 isoform X4, whose product MLLCFLLEDLNLYLAYNLYICIFWQNNREPLESLSRKRQATDHLYSLPACPKAIKAKLEKASARVRKLQREKSNSLRREKRAKMNMQALLEELKEKNLINEELKDNLECYLDLLVHLLSRQGIEYTKAQRDFALTLHLHGPKAYQYLRETLHIHLPHPSSLQRWLSSLDARPGLNKMMLDMLERRRQEDEVKYGCVTLMLDAMSIKNHVQYDPQTQTMFGYVDMGDRLNETDVASDVHVFMVVGLQGYWKAPIVYYLTRSLTPQSQTALVEHALEELHRRQIRVVCMTMDGHASNVSMCTQLGCNLKADPCEPLKTHFPHPVTREDVFVMMDACHMLKLTRNMLQAYSPIRSITGSINWKYIVHLNNVQKKSGLHAANRVTDKHVNFANQKMKVSLADQTLSSSVAVALRTLQELGYAEFKDCEATSEFIKVPLCPGLHHKH is encoded by the exons ATGCTGTTGTGTTTTCTATTGGAGGACCTTAACTTGTATTTAGcctataatttatatatttgtatattttggcAAAACAACAGGGAGCCACTGGAGAGTTTGAGCCGCAAGCGGCAGGCCACTGACCACTTGTATTCATTGCCTGCTTGCCCTAAGGCAATAAAGGCCAAACTTGAAAAAGCCTCAGCAAGAGTGAGGAAACTGCAGCGGGAGAAGAGTAATTCCttgaggagagaaaagagggcCAAGATGAACATGCAGGCTCTTCTGGAGGAACTGAAGGAGAAAAATCTCATCAACGAAGAGCTGAAAGACAACCTTGAATGCTACttgg ATCTTCTGGTTCATCTCCTGTCGAGGCAGGGCATAGAGTACACCAAGGCCCAGAGAGATTTTGCCCTTACGCTCCATCTGCATGGTCCAAAGGCATATCAATACCTGAGAGAGACCCTGCATATTCACCTGCCACATCCCAGTTCATTGCAAAG GTGGCTGAGCTCTCTTGATGCCAGACCTGGTCTCAATAAAATGATGTTGGACATGCTGGAAAGACGGCGTCAGGAAGATGAGGTCAAGTACGGATGTGTCACTCTGATGCTGGATGCAATGTCCATCAAAAATCACGTCCAGTATGATCCTCAGACACAAACAATGTTTGGATATGTGGACATGGGGGATCGATTGAATGAGACTGACGTGGCTTCTGATGTTCATGTGTTTATGGTGgttgggcttcaaggttattgGAAGGCTCCAATTGTGTATTATTTGACCAGGTCCCTCACACCACAATCACAGACAGCCTTAGTAGAGCATGCATTAGAAGAGCTTCATCGTCGTCAGATAAGAGTGGTGTGCATGACAATGGATGGTCATGCATCAAATGTCAGTATGTGCACTCAACTTGGGTGCAATCTAAAAGCAGACCCCTGTGAGCCCTTGAAGACCCATTTCCCACATCCAGTAACCCGTGAAGATGTTTTTGTTATGATGGACGCTTGCCACATGCTGAAACTGACACGCAATATGTTGCAG GCATACAGCCCAATTAGAAGCATAACGGGCAGTATCAATTGGAAGTACATAGTTCATCTGAACAATGTCCAAAAGAAAAGTGGACTACATGCAGCCAACAGAGTCACAGATAAGCATGTGAACTTTGCTAATCAGAAGATGAAG GTCTCCCTGGCCGATCAGACTTTGAGTAGCTCTGTGGCAGTGGCGCTCCGCACGTTGCAGGAGTTGGGCTATGCAGAGTTCAAGGATTGTGAGGCTACTTCGGAATTCATTAAG GTTCCTCTCTGTCCTGGGCTTCATCATAAACATTGA
- the LOC114840356 gene encoding uncharacterized protein LOC114840356 isoform X2 gives MSVISHWTQTQYTETSLCLRRTEREPLESLSRKRQATDHLYSLPACPKAIKAKLEKASARVRKLQREKSNSLRREKRAKMNMQALLEELKEKNLINEELKDNLECYLDLLVHLLSRQGIEYTKAQRDFALTLHLHGPKAYQYLRETLHIHLPHPSSLQRWLSSLDARPGLNKMMLDMLERRRQEDEVKYGCVTLMLDAMSIKNHVQYDPQTQTMFGYVDMGDRLNETDVASDVHVFMVVGLQGYWKAPIVYYLTRSLTPQSQTALVEHALEELHRRQIRVVCMTMDGHASNVSMCTQLGCNLKADPCEPLKTHFPHPVTREDVFVMMDACHMLKLTRNMLQAYSPIRSITGSINWKYIVHLNNVQKKSGLHAANRVTDKHVNFANQKMKVSLADQTLSSSVAVALRTLQELGYAEFKDCEATSEFIKITDILNSRNPRAKGFKTPLGFRNWTSTREFLSKARGYLLTLKMEDGKPLYRTKRFLSVLGFIINIDTLMSMVPVLLERQ, from the exons GGAGCCACTGGAGAGTTTGAGCCGCAAGCGGCAGGCCACTGACCACTTGTATTCATTGCCTGCTTGCCCTAAGGCAATAAAGGCCAAACTTGAAAAAGCCTCAGCAAGAGTGAGGAAACTGCAGCGGGAGAAGAGTAATTCCttgaggagagaaaagagggcCAAGATGAACATGCAGGCTCTTCTGGAGGAACTGAAGGAGAAAAATCTCATCAACGAAGAGCTGAAAGACAACCTTGAATGCTACttgg ATCTTCTGGTTCATCTCCTGTCGAGGCAGGGCATAGAGTACACCAAGGCCCAGAGAGATTTTGCCCTTACGCTCCATCTGCATGGTCCAAAGGCATATCAATACCTGAGAGAGACCCTGCATATTCACCTGCCACATCCCAGTTCATTGCAAAG GTGGCTGAGCTCTCTTGATGCCAGACCTGGTCTCAATAAAATGATGTTGGACATGCTGGAAAGACGGCGTCAGGAAGATGAGGTCAAGTACGGATGTGTCACTCTGATGCTGGATGCAATGTCCATCAAAAATCACGTCCAGTATGATCCTCAGACACAAACAATGTTTGGATATGTGGACATGGGGGATCGATTGAATGAGACTGACGTGGCTTCTGATGTTCATGTGTTTATGGTGgttgggcttcaaggttattgGAAGGCTCCAATTGTGTATTATTTGACCAGGTCCCTCACACCACAATCACAGACAGCCTTAGTAGAGCATGCATTAGAAGAGCTTCATCGTCGTCAGATAAGAGTGGTGTGCATGACAATGGATGGTCATGCATCAAATGTCAGTATGTGCACTCAACTTGGGTGCAATCTAAAAGCAGACCCCTGTGAGCCCTTGAAGACCCATTTCCCACATCCAGTAACCCGTGAAGATGTTTTTGTTATGATGGACGCTTGCCACATGCTGAAACTGACACGCAATATGTTGCAG GCATACAGCCCAATTAGAAGCATAACGGGCAGTATCAATTGGAAGTACATAGTTCATCTGAACAATGTCCAAAAGAAAAGTGGACTACATGCAGCCAACAGAGTCACAGATAAGCATGTGAACTTTGCTAATCAGAAGATGAAG GTCTCCCTGGCCGATCAGACTTTGAGTAGCTCTGTGGCAGTGGCGCTCCGCACGTTGCAGGAGTTGGGCTATGCAGAGTTCAAGGATTGTGAGGCTACTTCGGAATTCATTAAG ATAACAGACATCTTGAACAGTCGCAATCCCAGAGCCAAAGggttcaaaaccccccttgGTTTTAGGAATTGGACAAGCACCAGGGAGTTCTTGTCAAAAGCCAGGGGATACTTGCTCACTTTGAAGATGGAAGATGGCAAACCCCTTTACCGAACAAAGAG GTTCCTCTCTGTCCTGGGCTTCATCATAAACATTGA